The DNA region CATGATAGACACAAAAGCAGATCCCTGCCCTTCGGTGACCTGGTGGTCGCGGATTGTGTTCTGCGAATCGCTTTCCTCCTCCACGTCGGTGATGGAGATGCGCAAATCGTCCATCTCGCGTTCCTCGCGGGCGCGAACGATCTGCTCCACGTGGTCGACCACGCGGTGGTACTTCTGCGTTCCCACCACCAAGTCGAGGTGCGGCACGGTTTTGATCAACTCATCCCCGCGGCTCTGCGCCATGCAGCCCATGAAGCCATAGACAATATCCGGGTTGCGCTGACGATAGCGCCCCATCAAGCCCATCTTACCCAACGCCTTCTGCTCGGCCTGGTCGCGCACGCTGCACGTGTTGACGAGGATCACATCGGCATCTTTCTCGTCGCGGGTCAGGGTATAGCCACGCTCAGTGAACATATGGCCGACTTGCTCGGAGTCGCGCTCGTTCATCTGGCATCCGTAGGTTTTGATAAAGACTTTAGGCATAGGCCGGTAGGCAATGGGTCAAATGGTGCGGAAACTACATCCAATCCCGCACCCGATCAACCCCACCCGCACGCCATCGTCTCGCGGCCAATTCCACGCCGACCTCAGGCTGAAAGATCCACCTCCACACGCCCCAACGGAGGCTCGACGTCCCCGTCGACTCCTCCTCGGAGCGCAGCGACCACTTCCCCCAAAAAAATTATGCCGCCCTTGCAGGGCTCGTCATCCTTCATCCGCCCCACCCACGGCTGCGCCGTGGGCTACGTTAGAGCGCACCTTCGGCGCTCCAATCAGCAGAGCCTCACACTACAGCCTCAGTCGGCGCCCTTCGTGCCAGCACGACACTCCGACGCCCCATGGAGGCTCGACGTCCCCGTCGACTCCTCCCCGGAGCGCAGCGACCACTTCCCCCCAAAAAATTATGCCGCCCTTGCAGGGCTCATCATCCCCCCTCCGCCCCACCCACGGCTGCGCCGTGGGCTACGTTAGGACGCACCTCCGGTGCTCCATCTCCGGCGCCTATAGCAGCAATCCTCCGTGCCAGCACGACACTCCGACGCGCCATGGAGGCTCGACGTCCCCGTCGACTCCTCCTCGGAGCGCAGCGACCACTTACCCCCCAAAAAAATTATGCCGCCCTTGCAGGGCTCGTCATCCTTCATCCGCCCCACCCACAGCTGCGCCGTGGGCTACGTTAGGACGCACCTCCGGTGCTCCATCTCCGGCGCTCCGTCGGCGGCTCCTTATTCTCCATCAACCCACGCGCCGAAGGCGCACGCCAACGCAGCCCATGGCAACGCCATGGGATTCCGCATTCCTCACGCACGAGCCTCGTAGGGGCGGCATAACCCCACCGACTCAACAAACAAGGGAGGTTCCACCTTCGCGGAACCGCCCCTCTAAAACTCTAACCAACTAAAACCGGCTCAAAACAACTCATGCCCGAGGACACTGAGCGAGTAGAGCGCTGCGGTTTCAGTTCGGAGGATGATCGGCCCGAGCGTCATTGGTCGGGCACCGGCAGCGATCGCGTTGTTCACCTCAGCCGGGGTGAAGTCACCCTCCGGCCCGATCAACACGAGCACACTCTTCGGCATCGCGCCGGAGTGCATTTCGAGGTAGTCGGCCAGCAATGGCTTCAATGGCTGAGCCCCCGGCTGGAGCGACGCAATGATGATCAAATCAAACTCTTTCGCAGCTGCGGCCAGCGTTTCCTCCATCGAGGCCGGAGTGGCGACTTTTGGCAGGATGTTCTGCCCACTCTGCTTGCACGCCTCGATCGCGACGCGCTGCCACTTGTCGCGCTTCTTGTCGAGATCGCGCGCATCGACACGCACCACGGCGCGGTCAGAAATGATCGGATACACCGCGGACACACCGAGCTCCGTGCCCTTTTGCACGATGAGCTCCATGTTCTTCCCTTTCGGCAATGCCTGGCCGAGCGCGACGCGGCACGCCAGAGGCACGGTACGGGTCACCGGCCCCGGCTCGAGCACCACGTCACGCTTGGTTACCTCGGTGATCGTTGCGGATTGCTCTTCGCCTTCCCCGTTAAACAAAACCACCGATGAGCCGGCTGCCAAACGAAGCACCAGCGCGCAGTGGCGGGCTTCGTCCGGCGGCATCACCGGCGCTTCAGGGTTCCATTGTGCGGGCGGAATAAAGAATCGCGGTGTGGCCATCGGTGGTGTTGGTTTCGTGATCTATTAGTCAGCAGTGAAGAAGCGCTTGGCTTTCTCGAAGAAGCTCTCGTGCATTGGCGAGTTCTCCTCACCCATGGTTTCACCGAGCTGCTCGAGCAACTCCTTCTGCTTGGAATTGAGCTTGGTTGGGACTTCGACGTCCACATTCACCAAAAGGTCGCCGCGACGTCCGCCGCTGCTGAGCACCGGCATCCCCTTGGAGCGCAGACGGAAGGTCGTTCCGCTCTGGGTTCCGGCTGGCACTTTGATACTCGCCACGCCCTGCAGGGTCGGCACTTTGATTTCGCCACCGAGCGCCGCTTTCGGGAAGCTCACCGGCACGTTGCAGTACAAGTTGTCTCCCTCTCGCTCGAACACATCGTTGTCCTTCACGTGGATCACCACATAGAGGTCGCCGGCAGGGCCGCCGCGCATTCCCGCGTCGCCCTTGCCGCCGGAGCGGATGCGCACGCCAGTGTCGACACCTTCCGGAATGTTGATCTTCATACGCGAGGTCTTCTGCACGCGGCCATCGCCGTCGCACTTCGAGCATGGGTTCTTGATCACGCCACCCGCGCCATGACAGGTCGGGCAGGTTTGCTGAACCTGGAAGAATCCACGGCTGGCCACCACGCGTCCGTGACCATTACAGGTCGAACAGGTGGACATCCCGCTGCTGTCGGAGCTCCCTTTCGAGCCGCAGCTGTCACAGCCAACGTACTTTTCAATCTCGAGCTCTTTCTCGCAGCCGGTCGCCGCTTCTTCGAGCGTGATCTCCAAATCATAGCGAAGATCGGACCCAGCCGAGCGTCCGGATGGGTCACGACGGCCACCGCCGCCTCCACCGCCAAACATCTCTTCGAAGATCCCGCCACCTCCGCCACCTCCGAAGACCTGGCTAAAGATATCGAATGGATCATGGAACCCACCGCCACCGCGGGCAGCTCCACCCATTCCACCGGATTCAAACGCGGCGTGACCATAACGATCGTACGCGGCACGCTTGTTCTCGTCACTGAGCACCTCATAGGCGTGGCCCAGTTCCTTGAACCGCTCCTCCGCTTCGGGATCGTCCGGGTTCTTGTCCGGATGATACTTCACCGCCATCTTGCGGTAAGCTTTTTTGATTTCAGCCTTGGTAGCTTCCTTGGAAACCCCAAGCACGTCGTAGTAATCGCGATCTTGAGTCATCATCAGTTACGTCCTGGTTTGAGCGCTGGCTATCCACGCACCCAGATCCGGGAGGCTCTCGCTCCCGTGCATGATTTGATTCGTCGGACGGACCAGCAAATTAGGCGTCCGCTTCCTCCTCTTTGGCGGCGCCGGTGGAAACCACCACGCTGGCAGCACGCAGCACGCGCGATCCCATCTTGAATCCGCGGCGCACCACTTTGATCACATGGCCTTCAGGCACCTCGTCCGAGGCCTCCTGACCCACGGCATCCTGCCAGTTCGGGTCGAACTCCTGCCCTTCCGCCTGGATCACCTCAACCCCTTGGTTGGTGAGGAAGTCATCCATCTGCTTCTTGACCATGCTCATGCCTAGAAACACCTGCGAGTTCTCGGACTCGGCTTTGGCAGCCTGCAATCCAAACTCAAAGTTATCCAGCACCGGAAGCAATGTCTCCAACAGCGATGTGTTCGCGTACTGGATGGCCTCTTGCTTCTCACGCGCCATGCGCTTGCGGAAGTTCTCCAACTCCGCCACGCTGCGGGTGGCGATGTCGCGCCAGCGGGCGACCTCTTCCTCAGGTGTCGGCTCGGGGGCTGGCTCATCGGCCACGTCCTCATCCGCACCCTCGGTCACATCGGCCGCTTGGGTTTCCGCCGCAGCATCTGTCACTTCTACTTCCTCGTTTGCGACGTCATCCGCCACATTGTCTTCTACTTTGTCGTCGATACTCATCGGAAATCGTGGATTACGTTGATCTGCCGGGCGGGTCCGCTTGACCCACCATGCATGTAATTGCCGCAACATATGCCCTCGATTTCCGCGTCGTGCAACCCCTCACCACCGGACACGGGCATGACCGCATCCGCCACAGCTCACTGAAAATCAAGCATCGCCGCCGTTCTCAGCGCGCAAAAACTCAACCACGTCTTTAAACTTGGCGCGGTTCTCATCGCTGATTCCACTCAGCGTCTCATGCGCTTCGAGCACGTCGGACGACGTCGACTCCTGGCGCTCGGTGGCTGCCAGCAATTCATCGACCTGTCCCATCTCGGCACTGAACTTGCCACAACCACGCTCGACATCGAAAATCATGGTCAGCCCGAGGTTCTCAAGCAACTGGGCATTGCGCTCGTTGGCATTGACCACCGTCATCTTCGCGGCGTCTCCCTTTTCACGCAGCTTCAGCGCGATCCCAGTCAGCGTGCCCATGAAGGTGGAATCCATCATCGGACACTCCCCAAGGTCGATCACAAATTGCGTGCGCCCCGATTCTATCGTCTGGCTCGCAAACTGCTTTAGATCCGCCGCGTTCTGGAAGGTTCCCTTTCCAGCCACCCGCACCCAAAGGTACGGCGGCAACTCAGCAACAAGGATTGGTGATACGTTTTTCATCGGTGTGAGCTATGGCAGCGACAGAACGATCCGCACTTGCCTTTGATTATACGCTCAGGATGTCAATTTGTATCCCTCTGGCTTAGTTCCAAAGGAACGAGCGCTCGGTCCCGATCACTTCGCCATTCTGACTCACGGTCGCACGCCACATCAAAACCCGACCATTCTCAAGGTACGGCTTGCCAGTGACCTGGAACTTGGTCGCCCCTTTCCCCTTATGGGCCGCCACCTCTTCGGTCAGCGTGTGCACATCGGTGTCCTTGCCGGCCTGGCGGTAGTCGAAGCTCACCGTCACCGGCGCGCTCTTGTCCTCAGTCTTCCAGTACACCGTGTAGTAGTGCCCGAGGCGCTCGCGGCATTCTTCATTGGTCACCGCGCCATGCAGATACTTCTTGGCCTCGGTGGTTACCATACGGTCCTGCGACTGCACGCGGGTCGACGTATCTTTGAGGTGGTAATAGTCCACTTTCGAGATCGCAGAAGCTTCATCATTAGTAGCTGTCGACTGGCAGGACGCCATCATTGCCACACCGGCCACCGCCGCGCCGGAAACAACCAGCGCACGCACGCATCGCATTGGGGAAAATTTCATACTCCGGCATCTAAAAAGCCCCCGCTCTCAAAGTCAATCCCGCGCCCACCCAAAAAGAACAAATCCATTACCCATCCCCTCTAACGGCGGCGACGCAGCAGCAACACCCCACCGGCCAAGCCCATCAACACCGCACTCGACGGCTCGGGCACCGCGGCTTGCACATAAAAAACCAAATCCTGGTTACGGGCAGGTGTCGCATCGAATGGCAACCCTCCCACGTTTGATGTGTCCGAGATAAAGCCACCATCAATCCCACTCCCCTGACCATTCGCCCGCGCCACTTGAAATGAATGAGTCGGGTCATCTGTCGTCCACCACAACTGGAACGCGTAGTCAGTGTCCTGATTGAGCGTGAACGGCGAGGAAAACGTAAAGCCATAGTACGAATTGTCCTCGAAGGTAAACCCGGAGACATCGTACTGCTCCCTCCTCACAGTTGCTCCAGCCGTGTTCAAATCCTTGTCCCACTCGCCGATCCACAAATCGAGGAAATGGGTTCCCGACACCGGAACATCTGTTCCACTCTCAACCAACAAATACAGCGTACTGACATTTTGATAATCCTGGGCGATCGACGTACTCTCAATTGTCTGCCCAACCCTTTGATATCGGTTACTCTGGGTCCGATCCACCGTGGCCACCGCTCCGGCCAATGGTTGCCCGATCACTACCCGCAGTGCAGGCTCATCAACCGATCTGATGATCGATGCGGCACGCGCGTGCAAACACCCGAGAATCAAAAAAGCTCCAAACCACCCAAGCGTCTTCATAATGCCGGTGAGGCTACTCCGCCAACGCTTCATATGTCGAGCAATTCCCCCCACACCTAACGGCGGCGGTTCATAACCAAAGCCAATGCCCCCATCCCCATCAACACCGCACTCGACGGCTCGGGCACCGACTGCACGTAAAAAACCAAATCCTGGTTCGGCGCAGGCACCGCATCAAAGGGAAAATCGGTGGCTGTCGATGTGTCGTAGATAAACCCACCATCAATCCCCGCTCCCTGGCCATTGGCCCGCGCCAACTGAACCACGTGCGATGGATCATCCGTGGTCCACCACAACTGGAACGCATAGTCTTTGTTTTGATCGAGGGAGAACGGATTGGTGAAGTTCAAGCCATAGAAAAAGCCATCCTCAAACGTCAGTCCGGAGACGTCGTACTGCTCTTGCACCAAGGTCGCACCGGCCGTGTTGTTCACGATATCCCATTCCCCCACCCACAACTCAACCACATGGGTGCCGCTCACTGGGATCACATTACCGGTCTGCACCTGCACATAGAGCGCTGAAATATTGACCTCGTCCCCATCAAGAGCCGTGCTCTCGATCGTCTGCCCCATTTTCCGGTAACGATTGGTCGTTGTCCGGTCGACAGATCCCACCGCACCGCTCAAGGCCTGACCTAACACAATTTGCTCATCAGGAGCAGTGGCCGATCCAAAAATAGTTCCCGCCTGCACACCGCTAACCGCAACAACTAGAGCGAGTGCCAATAATACGGACATTTTCATAGTGCCGGAAACCCTACCGAATTTCCGTCACCTCTGTCGAGTCGGGATTGCTCCCAATCCGCTAGGCCATGATCCCGCCTGACATGCTGTGGAAACTCGACGGCGGATCCACTTTGAAATGCACCCGTTTGCCGGTGTGCGGGTGGTCAAACGCAAGCTTCCACGCATGCAACGCCATCCGCTTGCTAGATTTCGGAGCCACTCCGTATTTACCGTCGCCAAACACAGGCATCCCCGCATCCGCTAACTGCACGCGGATCTGGTTGCGAAAACCTGTCAGCATCTTCACCTCAAGCATCGTCCCCGAGTTCACTTTCTTCACCACATGCCACTTGGTGCGCGCCAGCGTCCCTTCCGCTGGGTTCGGCGTCACATACACACGACGCGCTGAGTTCTCCGCCAAATAGGATTCGATCACACCCGACCACTCATCAACCTGGGCGTCAACAAACGCGAGATACGACTTGTCCGCATCATCCCATTGCTTCTGCAACGCGGCTTTCACCTCCTCGCTCCGTGCGAAAACCATCACACCAGACACATCGCGGTCCAAGCGGTGCACCAAGTACACCCGCTCGCGCGATTTCGGGTTACCCCGCTTCACCCATTCCGCCAGCGACGCATAAGCCGTCACCCCGGCATCGCGTCCGGTCGTCATGCTGAGCAATCCCGCGGATTTGTTCACCACGATCACATCACGATCCTCGTACACCACTTCCAATCCCTGTGGTGGTCGGTCTTTCGGATGCGGGCGCTTCGGTTTCTTGTCAGCCATAGCCGGAGTATCGATCAAGATGAGCAGTGGCACAAACAAAGATCAGCGCGCCCCATAAGACCTATTGGACTCATAGATCTTATGGGAGAGTAGCTGAACTGCTACCAGCCTAGCGAGTGCGCACCCGCGGAGTCACGCGGCGGATCAAGCGCACGGCATCGAGGCGCACGGTCGCGTTGGCAATCGCATCGACCACTTCCTCCTCGCGGGCAGCCAAGGCATCGACCTCGGACTGCGGCACCGAATGGTTGATCTCCGCCAGGTCGCGCATTCGTGCCAACTCGGCTTCATAAGCAGTGCGGGCATCGCTGGTCGCCGTCGCGGTGATCGCAGCCAACTCTGCCTCGGCGGCAGCGCGCGTGCGCTCGATCATGTTCGGGATCAACTGCGTCTTCACTTTCTCAATCGCCAACAATGGTGCCGGATCTCCGCCACGCAGCGAGATGCCATCCAACACATCGCGATCCAAAACCTCGCGCGCTGTGTGGTCCACCGCAAACTTCACCGGAGTCGGCGGCAGGAAACGCCCGACCTCCAAATGCGCCGGAGCGGAACAATCCACCACCCACACCGCTTCGAGGAACAGTCCCTCGCCCGCTGCATTTTCCCACATACCAAAGGCCGCGGCGCCAACACCCTCGTTCGCCATCAGTTCCACCGCACCACGCACCAACGGGTGGTCGACCGAACCAAATGCCATGTCCTCATGCGACAGCGCACGACGACGCTCGAAGGTCATCGTCAGACCGTCCTCAGGCAGGCCTGGCAACGCATCGGTCGTGATGTGATCCGGCTTGAGCGAGTAGGTACGCGTCCCCACTTCCTCAACCGCGACCCCGAACTGCTCGAACAACCGCAGCGCCATCTTTTCCACCCGCAGGTCACTATCAATGTCCGCCACCTGGTCGAGCAATGCATTCACCGCAATCCCCGGACGCGACTTGAGCTCAAGCAACCGGTCCTGCCCGGACTCCAACTTTTCACCCACCCGGGCACGGACGGCCGCGGTCGCCTCAACCAGCGCCTTTAGCGACTCCGGCGTACCAAACTGCAATGCCTCGTCCAGCAACGGCGCCACCTCGGCGGCAATCTCCGACGCTCCGTGCACGCAGTGCTCAAATGCCCCCATCCCCTCGTGGTACCAGTGGGCGAGCACTTCCTCTTCGCTCCCGCTGGAAAATGGCACGTGAATATGAATCGTATCGTCCTGGCCGATGCGGTCCAATCGCCCGATGCGCTGCTCGAGTAGCTCAGGGTTCTCCGGCAGATCGATCAGCACAAGGTCGTGTGCGAACTGGAAGTTGCGCCCTTCGCTGCCAATCTCCGAACAGCACAACAACTGAGCCCCCTCATCGTCGGCAAACCAAGCGGCCGCACGGTCACGCTGGAGAAGTGTCATTTCCTCGTGGAACGCAGCACTCTTGACCTGGATCCGCGCAGCCACAGCGTCGATCACCCGTTCGGCGAGTGACACCGTTTTCCCAATCACCAGCAGCTTGCGCTCCGGATCCTCGGCCAATCGCTGGACCATCCATTCGATCGTCGCCGAAAATGGATCCGCCACGTCACCCAAATCAATCAAATGAGCCTGACGCTCGGGGAACCCACCCAACGCGGCACGCGTGTTGCGGAACATATCCCGCCCGGTGCCAAAGGAGTCGAGCAGTTCCGCCACCAACGCATCGCTCGCGCCAGCCTCGCCTGCTTCCACGCGGTCGCACAAGTCACTCGCACGCGACGACTTGCCCTCAACCAACTGACGGTCGGCGGCCGTGATCGCCTCACCCGCCAACAACCGGTCGACAAATTCCGCCACCTCCCGGTAATGCGCCGACTGCTCGCCAAAGTGCTCAAGCGAGTCATAGCGCTCGGGATCGAGCAAGCGCAGGCGCGCGAAATGCCCGTCGGTGCCCCCCAGTTGTTCCGGCGTCGCGGTCAAAAGCAGTAAGCCAGGCACTGCGGCGGCCAAGGATTCCACCACCTGGTAAGCAGGGCTCACCTCGTCCACCGACCACTCGAGGTGGTGCGCTTCGTCCACCACCAGCATGTCCCAACCGGCCGCGAGCGCCTGCTCGGCGCGCTCGGGCTTGGTGGTCAGTAGCTCTGGCGAGCAAATCACCAACTGGCTGTCGAGGAATGGGTTCACTCCTGCATCGTTGGCTTCGATCGATTGGCAGCGCTCTTCGTCAAACAAACTGAAGAGCAAATTGAAACGGCGCAGCAGCTCGACAAACCACTGGTTCATCAACGGCTCAGGCACCACGATCAGCACGCGGTTGGCACGCCCGGTCAAATGCAAACGCTGGACAATCAAGCCCGCCTCGATCGTCTTTCCGAGACCCACTTCGTCGGCCAATAGCAAACGTGGATGCAAACGCGACGCAGCATCCAGTGCGACCGCAAACTGATGCGGAATCAAATCAATCCGCGCCCCCACCATGCCCACGAGTTGGCGACGCTTCAGATCGGCAAACCGCTTGCCCGCATTGAAACGCAGGTCAAACGCCCGCGGATGATCAACAATCCCACTCAGCAATTTGCGGTCAGGCTTGCTGAAACTCACGGTGTCCGCCAGCCCCGTCTCTATGACTTCCTCGCCGCTGTCCAAAGTGTAGACCAACAACCCGTCGCGATCCTCAACCGACACCACAGCCCCAGCCTTGCCCTCGTGCGATTTGATCACGTCGCCCGCACCAAACTCCACCCGCTGCAACGGCGCCGACGCCCACGTGTACACCCGCTGCTCGTTCGCCGCCGGAAACAACATCTCCACCTTGCCCCGCGCCACACGCAATAACAACCCAAGCCCAAGCTCCGGCTCGTTCTTGCTGACCCATCGTTGACCGGAAACTGGAGTAATCGCTGCGTTGTTCATCGGGCGCGCATCATACCCAGCGATACGTCCACCGCAACCGGCGGGACACAAAGAGTCCCAACCGCGCAACCTAACACCGTTTCATCAGCGTAACGTCATCAGCCCGCCGTTCCATCCGCCCTATCAACCCGACTCTCCAGACCATGCACTCCGCCCGACTCATCCTCTGCGCCTTGGCCGCCACCGTCGCCCCACTCACAGCCGGCACCGATCCAATCGCTGCAACAGCCAAGACGGATCAGTGGCAATTCCGCACCGTCCCCTACCTTTGGCTTACCGCCTCATCGGGAGATCTGTTTTTCCTCGAGCGCTCAGAGGAGATCAGCCAATCGTTCGCCGATACCTTCGACACCCACAACCTCTCACTCCACCTTCTGGCAGAAGCCCGCAAAGGTCCGTGGATCATTCAGTCCGATATCATCTACGGCAGGTTCAATAACGACACCCAGCTCCTACCTCATAGCCACGGGCCCTTCAAAAGCGTCCGCGAAGACCTCAAGGAATGGATCATCAGCCCGCGTATCGGATACTCCATCCTGGCCACCCCGGACCACCAGCTCGACCTTCTAGCCGGCGTGCGCTACTCACGCTTCCGCCTCGGCCTCACCGGGCGCTTTACCAGCGGCGGTCAGGTCACCGAGGAAACCCTGCAAAACATTTGGGATCCCACACTCACCGTCAGCGGCCAGTCCTCGCTCCATGACAAACTCTTCATCCGCTACCTCGGAGAGGTCGGAGGTTTCGGAGTGAACAGCGACTTCATTTGGCTAGCAGGCGTCGGCTTCGGCTACCAACTATCACCAACGTCCAGCATCATCGGTGGCTACCGCGCCCGCGGCATCGACTTCTCGGATTCTGACTTCGCCGTCGATACCGTCACCCATGGCCCTACTCTCGAGTTCGAAATGAGGTTCTGACCGCCACGGACAAGTGCATCCACTTCCACATTGACACTCGTTGGTTATCAAGAACCTGCCCCCCCTCAAGCCAACCGTATCCGCTCATGAAAACCACCACCCTCACATTGGCCGCCGCTTTGATCTGCTGCGGATTCGCAACCGCCGGCACCACACCTGTCGAACCCAAGGCTCCGATCATCGAAGAACCCGCAAGCGATTGGCACTTCGGCATCTCGCCTTACCTCTGGACCACAGCGGTCACCGGCACCATGGGCGTCGGCGGAGTAACCGGCGACGTCGACATGTCGATCCGCGACGTCCTCGACCAACTCGATTTCGCTGCCGCCGGAGTCGTCAGCCTCGGCAAGGGAAAGTGGAGCATCTCCACCGATCTCTTCTACGCCAAGCTCTCCGATGGCTTCGATCTCGGCGGGCTCATCTTTAAAAACGGCCGCATCGACTACAAACAAATCCTGGTCACGCCGCGCATCGGCTACACCGCGGTAGCCACAGAAAACTACATGATGGATGTGATGCTCGGCGCACGCTACACACGCAACGAACTAGGCATCACCGCCCGCTTCGTCCGTGGCGGGCAAGTCGAACGCAGCGGCACCGAGGACTTCTGGGATCCCACCATCGGCGTCCGCGGCAAGTGGAACTTCAACGGCCCGTGGTACACCCGCTACAACGCGGAAATCGGTGGCTTCGGCGTCAGCAGCGACTTCCTCTGGAACGCCATGCTCGGCATCGGTTACGAGATCAACGACACCGCAGCCGTCATCGCCGGCTACCGCGGACTCGGAGTCGATTACAGCGACGGAAGCTACACCAACGACACCATCATGCACGGCCCGATCGTCGGGTTTGAGTTCACCTGGTAAGCCGCCCACAACTAACTGAAGAACCAATCAATCCCTGCCCGGCACCACAACGCCGGGCAGGGATATTTTTTGTAACGGAATCACTACACAATATAGGTCCTATTGGCCCTATAAGACCTATGGTTCAGAAGCCGCCCCCATCACTCCCCCCACTGCCGCAACTGCTCAGGGAACGAACAACCGGCACAGCCGCTGTCGTCACGCAGGCAGAAGTCCTCGTACACCGCCAGCAGCCCCTGGCGGAAGGCATGGTTCTTCAACACCTCGGCTCCTAACTCCGACGCACCAAACAACCGCAGCGCCGCAATCCGCGACGCTTCATCCAGCGCGCCGGCCGGCAGCTTCAAGTAGACCGCAGCCGCTTGCTCGGAGCGATGATCGTTCATCGCCACTGGCAACACGAAGTTGACCAGAAAATCCCGCCAGCGGTCGCGCCCGATCAAGGCCAACCGCTTCGCCGACGGCGCGGACGTCAGCGTGAAATGGTGCGACCAGTAGCCGTGCTCAAGCTGGTCGCAAAACTTGGACAACCGACGGTCGACTCCGTCCATCCCGCCGGTCACCACTTTCTCCAGCACGTGCCAGTCGGCGACCACCGCCGCCAACGCACCCAGCCGGCGGTGCGGATGGTTCACCGGACGCTGGCCGGCAAACACCCACGGCAACTCGACCGAACGCGTGTCGCGCACTGGCCGCGCCCGCCACCAATGCCGCCACAGCGCCCGCAAATAACCGGATGTCTCGTCATCCCGCGCCATATCATCCGGCGCCTCAAGAAAGCCAGCAGTCCCGAACAACAACGCCTCCGCTGCCTCGGCTGGCTGAACCATCAACTCGCGCAATGGCAAAGTCTGAGCCAGCGCCCGCATCGGCAGTTTGTTGCGCCGATACCCCAGACACTCCGCCATCGCCTGAAACCACGCCTCGCGCGGGCCATGAATGTCCGCACACCTCAAAAAACGCCGCGCCTTGCGCTTGGCCCGCGACATCGCAGCCCCCACCAACAACGACCGCACTCGCTCCGCGCCCATCAACTCCAACGGCTTCAAACACCGCCCGGGATGCGCATCCACCATCGGCGCAGGTTCCACCAACACCGATGCATCCAACCGCACCTGCACCACATCCCGATGCGACTCTGTGCGCGTAAAACACGCCTCGTCCGGCGCATTGAAAAACAAATGCAACACCACGTTTTCATACGCCGGATTGGAGGCATGCCCGTGGTGCTCCCAGTCACGCACGTCCGTGTCCAGTTCGATCGCTCCAACCATACGCTCACCATCCACATCCACACTGGCATGCAGAAAATCCGGGCCGGCCGCGTGGTTCCAAACACCGAACTGTACCACCCGCACCTCACGCCCCAGACTGTCGCGAAAGTCCCGCCCGAACGCCCCACCGAACCACAGCGACTGCAGCTCGATCTCCGGCAGGTCCGCCGCGGTCAATTCCGCATCGAACCATCCACCGTCACGCACCCTGTGCCCCAACACCT from Sulfuriroseicoccus oceanibius includes:
- a CDS encoding PEP-CTERM sorting domain-containing protein, which gives rise to MKMSVLLALALVVAVSGVQAGTIFGSATAPDEQIVLGQALSGAVGSVDRTTTNRYRKMGQTIESTALDGDEVNISALYVQVQTGNVIPVSGTHVVELWVGEWDIVNNTAGATLVQEQYDVSGLTFEDGFFYGLNFTNPFSLDQNKDYAFQLWWTTDDPSHVVQLARANGQGAGIDGGFIYDTSTATDFPFDAVPAPNQDLVFYVQSVPEPSSAVLMGMGALALVMNRRR
- the dnaJ gene encoding molecular chaperone DnaJ, yielding MTQDRDYYDVLGVSKEATKAEIKKAYRKMAVKYHPDKNPDDPEAEERFKELGHAYEVLSDENKRAAYDRYGHAAFESGGMGGAARGGGGFHDPFDIFSQVFGGGGGGGIFEEMFGGGGGGGRRDPSGRSAGSDLRYDLEITLEEAATGCEKELEIEKYVGCDSCGSKGSSDSSGMSTCSTCNGHGRVVASRGFFQVQQTCPTCHGAGGVIKNPCSKCDGDGRVQKTSRMKINIPEGVDTGVRIRSGGKGDAGMRGGPAGDLYVVIHVKDNDVFEREGDNLYCNVPVSFPKAALGGEIKVPTLQGVASIKVPAGTQSGTTFRLRSKGMPVLSSGGRRGDLLVNVDVEVPTKLNSKQKELLEQLGETMGEENSPMHESFFEKAKRFFTAD
- a CDS encoding PEP-CTERM sorting domain-containing protein is translated as MKTLGWFGAFLILGCLHARAASIIRSVDEPALRVVIGQPLAGAVATVDRTQSNRYQRVGQTIESTSIAQDYQNVSTLYLLVESGTDVPVSGTHFLDLWIGEWDKDLNTAGATVRREQYDVSGFTFEDNSYYGFTFSSPFTLNQDTDYAFQLWWTTDDPTHSFQVARANGQGSGIDGGFISDTSNVGGLPFDATPARNQDLVFYVQAAVPEPSSAVLMGLAGGVLLLRRRR
- a CDS encoding nucleotide exchange factor GrpE, translated to MSIDDKVEDNVADDVANEEVEVTDAAAETQAADVTEGADEDVADEPAPEPTPEEEVARWRDIATRSVAELENFRKRMAREKQEAIQYANTSLLETLLPVLDNFEFGLQAAKAESENSQVFLGMSMVKKQMDDFLTNQGVEVIQAEGQEFDPNWQDAVGQEASDEVPEGHVIKVVRRGFKMGSRVLRAASVVVSTGAAKEEEADA
- a CDS encoding STAS domain-containing protein, which produces MKNVSPILVAELPPYLWVRVAGKGTFQNAADLKQFASQTIESGRTQFVIDLGECPMMDSTFMGTLTGIALKLREKGDAAKMTVVNANERNAQLLENLGLTMIFDVERGCGKFSAEMGQVDELLAATERQESTSSDVLEAHETLSGISDENRAKFKDVVEFLRAENGGDA
- a CDS encoding 16S rRNA (uracil(1498)-N(3))-methyltransferase, with translation MATPRFFIPPAQWNPEAPVMPPDEARHCALVLRLAAGSSVVLFNGEGEEQSATITEVTKRDVVLEPGPVTRTVPLACRVALGQALPKGKNMELIVQKGTELGVSAVYPIISDRAVVRVDARDLDKKRDKWQRVAIEACKQSGQNILPKVATPASMEETLAAAAKEFDLIIIASLQPGAQPLKPLLADYLEMHSGAMPKSVLVLIGPEGDFTPAEVNNAIAAGARPMTLGPIILRTETAALYSLSVLGHELF
- a CDS encoding RluA family pseudouridine synthase; its protein translation is MADKKPKRPHPKDRPPQGLEVVYEDRDVIVVNKSAGLLSMTTGRDAGVTAYASLAEWVKRGNPKSRERVYLVHRLDRDVSGVMVFARSEEVKAALQKQWDDADKSYLAFVDAQVDEWSGVIESYLAENSARRVYVTPNPAEGTLARTKWHVVKKVNSGTMLEVKMLTGFRNQIRVQLADAGMPVFGDGKYGVAPKSSKRMALHAWKLAFDHPHTGKRVHFKVDPPSSFHSMSGGIMA